The Salegentibacter mishustinae genome includes a window with the following:
- the lepB gene encoding signal peptidase I, with translation MTFTEWFLFFLLVQVIHFAGTWKLYKKAGRQAWEAAIPVYNAVILMKIINRPWWWVILLFIPIVNLIMFPVIWVETIRSFGRHSTTDTLLAIFTLGFYIYYINYATDVKYIEDRSLKPRTAAGEWISSILFAVIAATIVHTYVMQPFTIPTSSLEKTLLVGDFLFVSKFHYGARLPRTAVAFPMVHDTIPVLGVKSYLTEPQIPYLRLPGFEEIERNDIVVFNWPVDTVNAFQQYGDGKYYYKPIDKKSNYVKRAVGLPGDSLQVSEGKVIVNNEPLQLPGRAKPQFTYYGTTNGQGFNPRYLYEEYDITDGYYHDPNTNQFYIKALTEAAYNRIKNHPHVTSIQRYSDSLGAKNRSIFPNDGKLSWNNDHMGPIYIPKEGVTVDLTSESMPFYKRIIETYEGSEMGINNKLSLNGTQVLLNGQPTNSYTFKQNYYWMMGDNRHNSEDSRTWGFVPENHVVGKPVFVWMSWDANAQGFFNKIRWDRVFTTVKGDARPTSYLPYFLIIVVIIIAFNYFKKRRKNA, from the coding sequence ATGACATTTACAGAATGGTTTCTCTTTTTCCTGCTGGTGCAGGTTATTCACTTTGCAGGTACCTGGAAACTATATAAAAAAGCAGGCAGGCAAGCCTGGGAAGCCGCAATTCCCGTTTATAATGCTGTAATTTTAATGAAGATCATAAACCGCCCGTGGTGGTGGGTGATCCTTCTTTTTATACCCATTGTAAACCTAATTATGTTCCCTGTAATTTGGGTGGAGACCATTAGGAGTTTTGGACGTCACAGCACTACAGATACGCTTTTGGCTATTTTTACACTCGGTTTTTATATTTACTATATAAACTACGCAACCGATGTAAAATACATTGAAGACCGAAGCTTAAAACCCAGAACAGCTGCCGGTGAATGGATAAGCTCTATACTTTTTGCAGTTATCGCGGCTACAATTGTGCATACTTATGTGATGCAGCCCTTCACCATACCAACTTCTTCTTTAGAGAAAACATTACTGGTAGGCGACTTTTTGTTTGTGAGTAAGTTTCATTATGGTGCAAGATTACCAAGAACCGCTGTAGCTTTTCCTATGGTTCATGACACTATTCCGGTTTTAGGAGTTAAATCTTACTTAACCGAGCCTCAAATTCCTTATTTAAGATTACCGGGCTTTGAAGAGATAGAACGTAATGATATTGTAGTATTTAACTGGCCTGTAGATACAGTAAACGCTTTTCAGCAATATGGTGATGGGAAATATTATTACAAACCTATAGATAAGAAATCTAATTACGTAAAACGAGCGGTTGGACTTCCGGGAGACTCACTTCAGGTAAGTGAAGGAAAGGTAATTGTAAACAACGAACCACTTCAACTTCCCGGTCGGGCAAAACCACAGTTTACCTATTATGGTACCACGAATGGTCAGGGCTTCAATCCAAGATATTTATATGAAGAATATGATATTACCGATGGATATTATCACGATCCCAATACCAATCAATTCTATATAAAAGCTTTAACCGAAGCTGCGTATAACAGAATTAAAAATCATCCACACGTTACCAGCATCCAAAGATATTCTGATTCTTTAGGGGCTAAAAACCGAAGTATTTTTCCTAACGATGGAAAATTAAGTTGGAATAACGATCATATGGGACCAATTTATATCCCAAAAGAAGGAGTAACTGTAGATCTTACTTCTGAATCGATGCCATTCTATAAGCGAATTATAGAAACTTATGAAGGCAGCGAAATGGGCATAAATAATAAATTAAGCCTAAACGGCACCCAGGTTTTATTAAACGGTCAACCTACAAATTCTTACACCTTCAAGCAGAATTATTACTGGATGATGGGAGATAACCGCCATAACAGTGAAGACAGCCGTACCTGGGGCTTTGTACCGGAAAATCACGTGGTAGGAAAACCTGTTTTTGTATGGATGAGCTGGGATGCCAATGCGCAGGGCTTTTTTAATAAAATTAGATGGGATCGCGTTTTTACAACGGTAAAAGGAGACGCTCGACCTACCTCCTACTTACCTTATTTCCTTATTATAGTCGTTATTATTATTGCCTTCAATTACTTTAAAAAACGCAGGAAAAACGCTTAA
- a CDS encoding WbqC family protein encodes MEEILIHPAYFGPVSQFVVLVKADKVHFENEDNYQKQTYRNRMYIYDSNGKLLLNIPIKHRSALTGEPKKAGKHQLYKEVQIENDFEWQKQHWRALKASYQTSPFFEFYEDEIYPLYHKKYDYLLDFNYACLEFVTEALQLDMNFSKTSEYILHPEDKKDLRPLINAKGKFNFQHQEYTQVFQDKLGFLPNLSILDLIFNEGPNSLNFLEAQEFKF; translated from the coding sequence ATGGAAGAAATTCTAATACATCCGGCCTATTTTGGGCCGGTTTCTCAATTTGTTGTGCTGGTAAAAGCAGATAAAGTTCATTTTGAAAATGAAGATAATTATCAGAAACAAACCTATAGAAACCGGATGTATATCTATGATTCTAACGGAAAATTACTACTTAATATTCCCATTAAGCATCGGTCGGCTTTAACGGGTGAGCCTAAAAAAGCAGGAAAGCACCAACTCTATAAAGAGGTGCAAATTGAAAACGATTTTGAATGGCAAAAGCAACATTGGCGAGCCCTAAAAGCTTCTTACCAAACTTCACCATTTTTCGAGTTTTATGAAGATGAAATTTACCCGCTTTATCATAAGAAATACGATTACCTATTAGACTTTAATTACGCCTGTTTGGAGTTTGTAACCGAAGCACTTCAGTTGGATATGAATTTCAGTAAAACTTCAGAATACATTCTTCATCCTGAAGATAAAAAAGACTTAAGACCTCTGATAAATGCAAAAGGAAAGTTCAACTTTCAGCATCAGGAATACACTCAGGTTTTTCAGGATAAACTCGGTTTTCTACCGAATTTAAGCATCTTAGACTTGATTTTTAATGAAGGTCCAAATAGTTTAAATTTTCTGGAAGCGCAGGAATTTAAATTTTAA
- a CDS encoding endonuclease/exonuclease/phosphatase family protein, whose amino-acid sequence MKKLGLIDKIIFIFNSLLGTALLLSYLLAFIPPKSFPLLSVLSLGVPVLILVNLGFMVYWIIRLKRQFLLSFIVLLIGYNYVSSLYQFSSNTQTSEKEISIMSYNVRMFNTYDWTDEENIPERITDFIKEKDPDILLTQEHTVDETNLKEIYPFHFVHRKGRNSEFGSAIFSKFPIVEQYSVDFPHNGNNNAIYTDIVVKTDTLRIYNVHFQSLNVKPEIDNLRKEDSKKLLGRIGQGFGMQQEQAEMMMKKVRESSRKTIIAGDFNNTAFSYIYEFINDERFKDAFLESGEGFGQTFKLNYFPLRIDFMLFDAGIQINSFERFKNEYSDHYPVMTRFKI is encoded by the coding sequence ATGAAAAAGCTTGGCCTTATAGATAAGATCATTTTTATCTTTAATTCTCTTCTTGGTACGGCATTACTACTATCTTATTTATTAGCCTTTATTCCTCCGAAATCATTTCCTTTATTATCGGTATTAAGTCTTGGAGTACCTGTTTTAATACTTGTAAACCTTGGTTTTATGGTTTATTGGATTATTCGACTAAAAAGGCAATTCCTGTTATCTTTTATTGTGTTGCTAATTGGGTATAATTATGTGTCCAGCCTTTACCAGTTTAGCTCCAATACGCAAACTTCTGAAAAAGAGATAAGTATTATGAGCTATAATGTTCGTATGTTCAATACTTATGATTGGACTGATGAAGAAAATATTCCCGAAAGAATCACAGATTTTATAAAGGAGAAAGATCCTGATATTTTACTTACCCAGGAGCATACGGTAGATGAAACCAATTTAAAGGAGATTTATCCGTTTCATTTTGTGCACAGAAAAGGAAGGAATTCAGAATTTGGTTCGGCTATATTTTCCAAATTTCCTATTGTAGAACAGTATTCAGTTGATTTTCCACACAACGGAAATAATAACGCTATTTATACCGATATAGTCGTAAAAACAGATACGCTGCGTATCTACAATGTTCACTTCCAATCTTTAAATGTAAAGCCCGAAATTGATAATTTACGAAAGGAAGATTCTAAAAAATTATTGGGCAGAATAGGGCAGGGATTTGGAATGCAACAAGAACAAGCCGAGATGATGATGAAGAAAGTACGGGAATCTTCGCGTAAAACTATTATTGCAGGAGATTTTAATAATACCGCCTTCTCCTATATATATGAGTTTATAAACGATGAAAGGTTTAAAGATGCTTTCCTGGAATCTGGAGAAGGTTTTGGGCAAACCTTTAAACTGAATTATTTCCCGTTACGAATAGACTTTATGCTATTTGATGCTGGGATACAGATTAACTCCTTTGAGCGCTTTAAAAATGAATACTCCGATCATTATCCGGTTATGACCCGGTTTAAAATTTAA
- a CDS encoding rhomboid family intramembrane serine protease yields MKGSDKIRYKLQTATVVEKLIAINVLVFFLFFLFRTIAYLFQLPSDFLLEWFVFPKEPGEFIFKPWSIITYSFLHGGIWHILSNMLILYFSGIYFLNYFSPKRLLNYFFLGVIMGALVYMLSYNLFPAFQSMGRSYLIGASAGVMAVLVGIATYIPNMRVKLLLIGSIKFWYIAAFLVALDIIQIPMSNAGGHLAHLGGAALGYVYTKQLQKGNDIGSWFEKIMDSFASLFKTTERKAKMKTVYRKNTNKKSATEQRKPFSSRKLDKDEKQKQIDAILDKISKSGYDSLSKSEKDFLFKAGKED; encoded by the coding sequence ATGAAAGGATCTGATAAAATAAGATATAAACTGCAAACCGCTACGGTAGTTGAAAAGCTGATTGCTATTAACGTATTGGTTTTCTTCCTGTTCTTTTTATTTAGAACTATAGCTTATTTATTTCAGTTACCATCAGATTTTTTATTGGAGTGGTTTGTTTTTCCGAAGGAACCGGGAGAGTTCATTTTTAAGCCCTGGTCTATAATCACCTATTCTTTTTTACACGGTGGAATTTGGCATATCTTATCTAATATGCTGATCTTATATTTCTCAGGAATTTATTTTCTGAATTATTTTTCACCAAAGCGGTTGCTTAATTATTTCTTTTTAGGGGTAATTATGGGCGCGCTGGTTTATATGTTAAGCTATAATTTATTCCCTGCGTTTCAATCTATGGGGCGTTCTTATTTAATAGGAGCATCTGCCGGAGTTATGGCGGTTTTAGTAGGGATAGCTACTTATATTCCTAATATGCGGGTTAAACTGCTTTTAATAGGAAGTATTAAATTCTGGTACATTGCTGCTTTTCTGGTGGCACTGGATATCATCCAAATTCCAATGAGTAATGCGGGCGGTCATCTTGCACACCTTGGTGGTGCGGCTTTGGGTTATGTTTATACCAAACAATTGCAAAAAGGTAATGATATTGGTTCCTGGTTTGAAAAAATAATGGATAGTTTCGCGTCTTTATTTAAAACCACCGAACGCAAAGCCAAAATGAAAACTGTATACCGAAAAAACACAAATAAAAAGTCGGCTACCGAACAGCGCAAACCTTTTTCTTCTCGAAAATTAGACAAGGATGAAAAGCAGAAGCAAATTGATGCTATTTTAGATAAAATAAGTAAAAGCGGTTACGATAGCTTGAGTAAAAGCGAGAAAGACTTTTTATTTAAAGCCGGTAAAGAAGATTAA
- a CDS encoding rhomboid family intramembrane serine protease has protein sequence MGRITETVKVLLIINIIFFVGSQFLGDYSYQLFALWFFENENFMPWQFVSHMFMHGSLMHIIFNMYALWAFGGPIEQMLGQKKFIFFYFSAGLGAAFLHTLVNYIEFKTGYNALLDAGMSMGSVEQLLKTGEYSTAILDSVPKETLQSLYQSVNTPAVGASGAIYGILVAFGMMFPNVELFLLFVPVPIKAKYFIPVLILIDLFSGFTGYSLFGGGVAHFAHVGGALFGFIMMWYWKKNQFNQNRWD, from the coding sequence ATGGGAAGAATTACCGAAACTGTAAAAGTACTTTTAATCATCAACATTATTTTCTTTGTTGGTAGCCAGTTTTTGGGAGATTACTCCTATCAATTATTTGCTCTTTGGTTCTTTGAGAACGAAAACTTTATGCCATGGCAGTTTGTTAGCCATATGTTTATGCACGGCAGCTTGATGCATATTATCTTTAATATGTATGCCTTATGGGCTTTTGGTGGACCAATTGAACAAATGTTGGGGCAAAAGAAATTTATTTTCTTCTATTTTTCGGCAGGGCTTGGAGCCGCATTTTTACATACTTTAGTAAATTATATAGAGTTTAAAACCGGTTATAATGCATTGTTAGATGCAGGGATGAGTATGGGGAGTGTAGAGCAACTGCTTAAAACGGGAGAGTATTCTACCGCCATTCTGGATTCTGTACCAAAAGAAACTTTGCAAAGTCTATATCAGAGTGTCAATACACCGGCTGTGGGAGCTTCTGGAGCTATTTACGGTATTCTGGTAGCTTTTGGAATGATGTTTCCTAATGTTGAATTATTCCTGTTATTTGTACCGGTACCTATTAAGGCGAAATACTTTATTCCTGTACTTATTTTAATAGATTTATTTTCAGGATTTACAGGATATTCGTTATTTGGAGGAGGCGTAGCACACTTTGCCCACGTTGGAGGTGCTCTGTTTGGCTTTATAATGATGTGGTACTGGAAGAAAAACCAGTTTAATCAAAATCGCTGGGATTGA